Within Desulfobacter sp., the genomic segment CCCACAGCAGCCATGCCCAGATCGTAGAGCAGATAATACAGGCTGGCCTCTTCAAAATCCAGCACCGCTGACAGCCTGCCCTTGTCGAACAGCAGATTATCCCAGAATATATCACCGTGGATAAATCCCCGGGCCATGGCCGGGTCCAGTTCCCCTTTCAGCCAGGTCTCCTTTTCTGCCAACCAGTCTTTGAAGGGATGGGAGAGCCCCTGGGAATCAAGGACTTCATCAAAATGGCCGAGGCCGTAAGGAAAGGCCTGGGGCAGGCCTGCAGGAGGCTCAAGCTCATGCAGTTTGGCCATGGCGTCTCCCACCTGTTCCAGCATGGACCTGTCCAGATCCCTGACCACCTTCCCTGGCAGGAATTCCTTTATATACACCGGTTTTCCGTCGTGGATGATGAAACTGGAGCCCTCTGCGGTATGGACAGCCCGGGTGGAGGGGAAACCGCCGGCGTCAATATAATCCAGCACCCGGGTCAGGACCTCAACCTCGTCAGGCGTCTTTTCATCGCATACACAAAGGGTGAAATTTCCCTTGGAAAGGTTCAGCCGGTAGGAAGAATTGGCCTGTCCCCCGGAAAGGGGCACCGCCTTTTCGGCCCGGCCCAGGTCGTAACTGCCTAAAATATCGTTGATGTCCTTAACATCTAATTTTGTGTAATCGGCCAATGACATCTCCTGGTTTTCTTATGGATTTGGTTTGTATCCCCTGTCTGCATAGCCACCTATCTCCCCTGCCAGATAATCTTCAAGGTTTTCAAGGGCGCAGACAGAAAGATTTTTTTTATTTTGCGGTATCCGGGAGAGGGCCGGGTGAACGGCCCCTTCCGGTAACGGCCCTTCCCCGCCGGCGCCCAGGGCACGGGCAATGACTTGGGGGAATTTTGCCGGATGGGCCGTTGCCAGGCAGACCACGGGCAGGCCGGTCTTTTTCCTGGTCTCAAGGGCGCCCGCCAGGGCCACAGCCCCGTGGGGATCCAGCAGGTAGGGCCGTTTTGTGGAACCGGCAAAGGCCTTAATGGTGTCCAGGATCAGTTCATCGCCCACGGAAACAGCCTGAAACCCTTTGTTGACTTCGGCCCTGGTCCGGGCATCCAATTCAAATCCGCCGCTGTCCTCCAGGGCATCCATCAACAAATTGATTTTTCCGGTCTGCCGCCCCGTTGCAAAATAAAGGAACCGCCAGAAATTATAGGGAAGGACAATGTCGATGGCCGAGGCGCAGGTCGGGATCAGGGTGCCGGGCTGGAAAATTCCCTGGGTAAAGGCCCGAAAAAGGGTCTGGTTGGCATTGGCGGCACAGACAAATGTTTCAACGGGCAGTCCCATTTCCCTGGCCAGGTACCCTGCGAACAGGTTGCCGAAGGCGCCCGAAGGGACCGAAAACACACAGGGCTCGCCGATCTTCCATCTTTTTCCCCCGTCCTGCTGGCGGCTAACTTGGAAATAGGCATAAAAATAGTGTACGGACTGAACCATGACCCGGCACCAATTGATTGAATTGACACTGGAGAGATTCAGCCGGTGTTTCCTGTCGGGTTCACTGAACAGCCGTAGCACCACCCGGTCCAGGTCGTCGCCCCCGTCCGGGCAGCCGGTCACCCCGACAGGATGTATGTTTGCGGCCCGTATGCCTGTCATCTGCCCCTCCTGTTCCGGGGAAATCATCCCGATGGGAAACAGGGGCCAGCAGTTGATGGTGGAACGTCCGGCGGCTGCATGGACGGCAGCCGGGCCGGTGTCTCCGGTGGTGGCAAGCACCAGATTCAGCCGTTTATCCTCCCGGGCCAGCAGATAGTCCATGGTCCGGATCAGGAATCCCATGGCAATATCCTTAAAGGAAAGGGTCGGTCCGTGGAAGAGTTCCAGGATGTACATCTCTTTCTGACCTGGACATGGAACCACCGGAAGGATATCCGGGTGGCCGAACCCTTTAAAGCTTTCACGGATCAGCCGGTCCAGGTCGGGCGTGGGGATAATGGCCGGATCAATGAATTCGGAAAGGATGCGGCTGCACAATTGGATATAGTCCAGGTGCTGCATCTCTTCCAGATCTTCCCTGGAAAATTTCGGCAAGCGGTCGGGCACAAAAAGCCCGCCGTCCTGGGCAAACCCCTGGAGTACGGCTGAATCAAACCCCACAGGTGCTATTTTTCCCCGGGTGCTGGTAAACCGGATCGGGTGGTTGGCACTCATGGAATCCTCCTTTATTACTCGCCTCTTCGGAGACAGTTTTTATTGCCGGGGGCCGTGTTAACGGATTCAATTCAAGACCGCTTTCGGCCGCCCGCGGATTCTGGATACAGGCGCTAAATGACAGGCCGCCGCCGGTAAATCAGCAGGCCGGGCATGGCCAGCCCCAGGGCCAGGCCCACAATGATGAACATGGCCTTTAAAAAATTCTCCGCAATGGCACCGGCCAGTTCCTGGGTATAGCCCATGTGATTGATTTCCACAAGGGCGATCATGGCCTTGAAGGCATATACCCCGGGCACCATGGGAATCACGGCGGCAACGGTAAAAACCTTTGGATGGGCCAGGAAGCGGCGGGACCAGTATACCCCGATCATTCCCACCAGTGAGGCGGCAAACAATGTGGCCCATTCAATGGGGATACCGGATGCCATAAACAAAAAACGGCTGCCGTGCCCCAAGGCGCCGCCCAGTGCGCAATAGCCGAGTGCATTCCTGGGTACATTGAACACCAGTGCAAACCCCACCGCCGGCACGGCCGCAAAGGCCATATCGTTCAATAGGCCCATGGCAAAGGACATCGCTGAACTCATCATCCGACCCACCCCCTGACATTCATGAGCATCATGGCCCCGACAATTCCAAGGCTGGTGGCCAGGGTCAGCAGGCTGGCCATGACAAACCGTGCCACCCCCATATTGGTATAGCCTTTTAGCATATCCGCGGCAGCGTTGATCAGCGGAAACCCCGGCACCAGCATGAGCACCGATGAGGCCGTGGCGACAAAGGGCAGATTGCCCAGGTGACAGATCATGGCCTGGGAAGAAATAAGGGTGGTCACAAATGCAGTGGTTCCAAAGGTAAGCATGGGATTGAAATGACGGAATCCCATCTCCTGCCGCACCACCATTCCGGCGGCGGAGGCGATAAAAGTCACACCGAATACAAGCCAGTCCCCCCCGGCCAGGCGGCTGAAGGACGCACAGGAGAGCCCGATCATCACAACCACCAGCCACCGGTTATAGCGTTCAGGGGAGATGCTGTCCAATTTTTCCTGGGCCCCGGAATGGTCCAGCACCCCTTTCTCCATCAGGATACAGGTGCGCTGCACCTGGGTGACCACCCGCATGTTGATGCCCCGGTCGGCACAGCGCCGGGCCGTGGTAATGCAATGGCCGCCGGCCACGGTGGTCACCACCAGAGAACTGGCGGAGAGGGAGACCTCAACCTCATCCATGCCGGCCGCCTTCCCGATCCGGTTCATTATATTGCCCACCAGCGTACTTTCGGCCCCATGGGCCAGCAGCATCCGGCCAGCCTGGGCAATCAGCCTTGATACCGCTCTTTGTTCTGTTTCCACTCAATACCTCAATAAAATAAAGGAGAATCGTTATTCAACGGCAGGCAGCTATATCATTTTTAGTCGCGATTTTAAACCGGGAATTACTGCGAAAACAATTATGCGGCCTGTATTTACAACACAATACCGGAAATGCTATCCTTTTCAAAGATCCTACCAAGACCTGGAGGAGGTGGAACATGGCTGTTATATACTTAATACTCGTTGTTCCGGCAATTTTTTTCGGCCTTTACCTGGCCGCTTATATCCGCTATGAAATCAAAATTTACCGGTATTATCGTAAAAGCGGGTACGATTATTCCCCCTGCTGGTTCCGCATCTGGGTACGCCTTTCCACAGGAACGGCCGGGGCAGCGGATAAAAAAGATATAAACCCCTAAGGCATGAGGGAATCCAGGGCGCATCATGACCCATAAATTAAACGTGTTATTTCTGTGCACCGGCAACTCCTGCAGAAGCCAGATGGCCGAGGGATGGGCCAATGCACTCAAAAAAGACAAAATAAAGGCCTGGTCGGCAGGGATCGAAACCCACGGGCTCAACCCCAATGCGGTGAAGGTGATGGCCGAAGCAGGGATTGATATATCAGGACACACCTCAAAATTGGTCAGTGAACTGGATCACAGGGATTGGGATGTGGTGGTAACGGTCTGCGGCCATGCCAATGAGAACTGCCCCTATTTCCCCGGGCCGTGCAGGGTTATTCATGTGGGATTTGACGACCCGCCCAGGCTGGCCGAGGAATTGGCCCAAAAAGGCGAAAGTGAAGAAAGACAGATGGATTGCTACCGAAGCGTCCGGGATGAAATCCGGGCATTTGTCGAAAAAATGCCCCAGAATATTATCTGATCCACAGGCGGGGGAAACTGCCCCTTGGCCTGGAGAACCGGCGCCCCATCCAGAACATCCCATCGTCCAGGTGCAACTGAATTCCAAACAGAGGTTTACAATTCATAGATTTTCCTGTAAATACCCAATCCTTTGCGCTTTAAATCACTTACAGGAAAAAAATTATGTCACCCATATTCGGTATTGATTTCGGCACCTCAAACTCAGCCCTGTCCGTATGCATGGACGGCCAGGTAAAGATGCTTGACGTGGACCCGGGCAACCCTATTTCAAATTCCCTGAAATCCATCCTCTATTTTCTCAAGGAAGAGGGAAAAACAACCTCCTATGTGGGATATGAAGGGGTCACCCAGTATATCGACACCGAGGCCGAAGGCCGTTATATGCAGTCAATAAAGACCTTTCTTCCAGACACTGGCTTTGAAAAAACAGCCATTTACGGCCAGAACTACACCCTTGAAGAATTGATCAGTATTTTTCTCAAAATCATGAAAGAGCGTGGCGAAGCCCTTATCGGTAAAGCGGTTTCAGACCTGGTTCTGGGGCGGCCGGTCATTTTTTCCCAGGACAGGGAGCGGGAGACCCTTGCCGGGGAACGGCTGATCCGGGCGGCGAAACTGGCCGGATTTAAAAATATCACCTTTCAGATGGAACCCATTGCCGCGGCCTTTTCCTATGAGAACAGTCTTCCGGCCGGCAAAGAAGAGATCGTTCTGGTCGGGGATTTCGGTGCGGGGTCTTCGGACTTCACCATCCACCGGGCCGGCAATACGGGCAAAGGCAACCTTGAAGCGCGGGCCGGTGATATCCTTTCCGTGGGCGGCGTCTATGTGGGCGGCGACAGTTTTGATTCCCAGATCATGCGCAACCGGGTGGCGGATTACTATGGCAAGAATGTCCAGGTCAAATCCATGTTCAGCGACAATATGACCGGGCTTTCCCCCCTGGTCATCCGAAAACTCATGCAATGGCATCTCATCCCACAGCTGCGCAGGCCTGTCACCCTGGACAATATTAAGGAGCTAAAAGTGGGGGCGGGCCTGAGGGACAAAAAGCTGCTGACCAACCTTGAAACCCTTATCCATTCCAATTACGGATATATTCTGTTCCGGGCCATTGAAAAGACTAAGTGCCTGCTATCCGGACAGGACCAGGCGCCATTGGTTTTCAAGGACTACGGCATGGCCATAGAGGATCTGCTTTCACGCAGTGATTTTGAAGAGATGATTATTAATGAAGTGGAAGAGATCCGCACCTGCATCGACGATACCCTGGCAGGAGCCGGCCTAGCCCCCGAAGAGGTGGATGTGGTGTTCCTCACCGGCGGCTCCTCGCATATTCCGTTGATCCGGTCCATTTTTTCAGAAAAAATCGGGGCAGACAAAATCCGCACCGGGGATGCCTTCACCAGTGTGGCCTACGGACTGGGGCTGTATGGAAAACAGCTTTTAAATTAATATCTTGCGGCACCGATTAAAGCAGACCGGCCAGGTGATTTAAGGCCGTTCAGCCCCTTAACTTTTTCCAGCGATACCTGAAGGTGTGGTGGTTCATATTCAAAAGCTTTGCTGCCCGGCTTTCGTTTCCCCCGGCCTGCTCCACCGCCAGGGCCATGTAACGGCGCTCTATCCCGTTAAGGATATCCCCCAGGTGAACCCCCTCTTCCGGTATTGTAACCGGCTTTACCTCTTCGGGCCGTGAGTTCGGCGGCCGGGCCGGGGATCGGGGCCCCAAGCCCAGGTCGTCCACAGAGACCAGGGCGGTTTTTGCCACGAGTACGCTGCGCTCAATGATATTTTTCAGCTCCCGGACATTGCCGGTGAATGTATGGGAGAGCAGAACGCCCACGGCTTCATCGGAAAACCCCTTTAAGTCCTTCCTGAATTTAGTGTTAAATTCATGGAGGAAATGCTTGGCCAGCGGAAGGATATCGTCGGGCCGCTGGTTCAGCGAAGGGATGTCCGCATGCACCACGCAGAGGCGGAAAAAGAGGTCTTTCCTGAATTTTTCAGTTTCCACAAGGGCTTGAATATCCTTATTGGTGGCTGATACGACCCGGGTCTGCACCTGCAGTTTCCGGGTGCCGCCCACCTTGTAGAATTCGCTGCTTTCAAGGAACCGAAGCAGCTTGGCCTGCCCGGCCGCGCTCAGATCCGCCACCTCGTCAAGGAAAAGTGTGCCCTGGTCAGCCTCTTCTATAAATCCCCGTTTGCCCTGGGGCCGGGCCCCTGAAAAGGCGCCGGGTTCATAGCCGAAGAGTTCGGATTCGATCAGGTCCTCGGGAAAGGCCGAACAGTTCACCGCCACAAAGGGGCCCTGGAATACCGGGCTTCTGGCATGGATGGCCTTGGCAATAAGCTCCTTGCCCGTCCCCGTTTCCCCGAGAATCATGATGGGGGTATCCGGGCTCTGGGCCACCATGTCGATG encodes:
- a CDS encoding Hsp70 family protein, whose translation is MSPIFGIDFGTSNSALSVCMDGQVKMLDVDPGNPISNSLKSILYFLKEEGKTTSYVGYEGVTQYIDTEAEGRYMQSIKTFLPDTGFEKTAIYGQNYTLEELISIFLKIMKERGEALIGKAVSDLVLGRPVIFSQDRERETLAGERLIRAAKLAGFKNITFQMEPIAAAFSYENSLPAGKEEIVLVGDFGAGSSDFTIHRAGNTGKGNLEARAGDILSVGGVYVGGDSFDSQIMRNRVADYYGKNVQVKSMFSDNMTGLSPLVIRKLMQWHLIPQLRRPVTLDNIKELKVGAGLRDKKLLTNLETLIHSNYGYILFRAIEKTKCLLSGQDQAPLVFKDYGMAIEDLLSRSDFEEMIINEVEEIRTCIDDTLAGAGLAPEEVDVVFLTGGSSHIPLIRSIFSEKIGADKIRTGDAFTSVAYGLGLYGKQLLN
- a CDS encoding threonine/serine exporter family protein — translated: METEQRAVSRLIAQAGRMLLAHGAESTLVGNIMNRIGKAAGMDEVEVSLSASSLVVTTVAGGHCITTARRCADRGINMRVVTQVQRTCILMEKGVLDHSGAQEKLDSISPERYNRWLVVVMIGLSCASFSRLAGGDWLVFGVTFIASAAGMVVRQEMGFRHFNPMLTFGTTAFVTTLISSQAMICHLGNLPFVATASSVLMLVPGFPLINAAADMLKGYTNMGVARFVMASLLTLATSLGIVGAMMLMNVRGWVG
- a CDS encoding arsenate reductase ArsC, with the protein product MTHKLNVLFLCTGNSCRSQMAEGWANALKKDKIKAWSAGIETHGLNPNAVKVMAEAGIDISGHTSKLVSELDHRDWDVVVTVCGHANENCPYFPGPCRVIHVGFDDPPRLAEELAQKGESEERQMDCYRSVRDEIRAFVEKMPQNII
- a CDS encoding sigma-54-dependent Fis family transcriptional regulator — translated: MIEYTVAIVDDEESIRDSLEMVLSHEYAVQLFEDAETFIESLDREPPDLVLMDIGLPRMNGIEAMARIKGTHPGIPVVMITAYEDISMVIQSMKGGAFDFIIKPINPDIMELTIQKAVASIALTKEVHLLQEKFLKANEPCFIGESKNIENVMDFIDMVAQSPDTPIMILGETGTGKELIAKAIHARSPVFQGPFVAVNCSAFPEDLIESELFGYEPGAFSGARPQGKRGFIEEADQGTLFLDEVADLSAAGQAKLLRFLESSEFYKVGGTRKLQVQTRVVSATNKDIQALVETEKFRKDLFFRLCVVHADIPSLNQRPDDILPLAKHFLHEFNTKFRKDLKGFSDEAVGVLLSHTFTGNVRELKNIIERSVLVAKTALVSVDDLGLGPRSPARPPNSRPEEVKPVTIPEEGVHLGDILNGIERRYMALAVEQAGGNESRAAKLLNMNHHTFRYRWKKLRG
- a CDS encoding homoserine kinase; the encoded protein is MADYTKLDVKDINDILGSYDLGRAEKAVPLSGGQANSSYRLNLSKGNFTLCVCDEKTPDEVEVLTRVLDYIDAGGFPSTRAVHTAEGSSFIIHDGKPVYIKEFLPGKVVRDLDRSMLEQVGDAMAKLHELEPPAGLPQAFPYGLGHFDEVLDSQGLSHPFKDWLAEKETWLKGELDPAMARGFIHGDIFWDNLLFDKGRLSAVLDFEEASLYYLLYDLGMAAVGCCSARGQFDRDKIDGMLRGYQNRRPLSRREREQFIPFLVYAATAAAFWRFRQYNLRHPDPDLADYYEELAALADQAGDLKIPAIP
- the thrC gene encoding threonine synthase, which codes for MSANHPIRFTSTRGKIAPVGFDSAVLQGFAQDGGLFVPDRLPKFSREDLEEMQHLDYIQLCSRILSEFIDPAIIPTPDLDRLIRESFKGFGHPDILPVVPCPGQKEMYILELFHGPTLSFKDIAMGFLIRTMDYLLAREDKRLNLVLATTGDTGPAAVHAAAGRSTINCWPLFPIGMISPEQEGQMTGIRAANIHPVGVTGCPDGGDDLDRVVLRLFSEPDRKHRLNLSSVNSINWCRVMVQSVHYFYAYFQVSRQQDGGKRWKIGEPCVFSVPSGAFGNLFAGYLAREMGLPVETFVCAANANQTLFRAFTQGIFQPGTLIPTCASAIDIVLPYNFWRFLYFATGRQTGKINLLMDALEDSGGFELDARTRAEVNKGFQAVSVGDELILDTIKAFAGSTKRPYLLDPHGAVALAGALETRKKTGLPVVCLATAHPAKFPQVIARALGAGGEGPLPEGAVHPALSRIPQNKKNLSVCALENLEDYLAGEIGGYADRGYKPNP
- a CDS encoding threonine/serine exporter family protein, whose amino-acid sequence is MSFAMGLLNDMAFAAVPAVGFALVFNVPRNALGYCALGGALGHGSRFLFMASGIPIEWATLFAASLVGMIGVYWSRRFLAHPKVFTVAAVIPMVPGVYAFKAMIALVEINHMGYTQELAGAIAENFLKAMFIIVGLALGLAMPGLLIYRRRPVI